In Acidicapsa ligni, a single window of DNA contains:
- a CDS encoding GWxTD domain-containing protein, with translation MKQKVVRLSQKSSVLALGIGIFMLVPGSGLNGATAWGFPVIGAVAPGAAAVLTMAMQEPAAPQDAPQTTAPAAGSDKDRKKLDKPEDVDPLNRPLSDKQKIKRQREMKQEISGAYKTWLNQDVAWIITDQESKAFKSLSNDEERDAFIEQFWLRRNPNPDSPDNEFREEHYRRIAYANEHYAAGKPGWKTDRGHIYISFGKPDSIDSHPSGGSYERPMDEGGGETSTFPFETWHYRYLEGIGDNIDLEFVDTCQCGDYHFTIDRSEKDALLHVPGGGETMYEQMGQAKKADRFKGGLESLGTGPMSTGQQSKQFDRIELAAKIFAPPPIKFKDLDNFISEHTLLSGPVFPFEVRTDYAKVTEDTVLVPVTLQIKNRDVTFITKDGVSKGVVNILGKVSTITHKTVQTFEDTVEITQPEELLQKTLDKQSVYWKALPLRPGAYRMDIAIKDVNNKDHIGIYAQSLNVPKYDDEKLATSSLILADRMEKVPNQTIGTGNFILGNTYIRPRVSANVATPVKFTRDQHLNCWMQVYNLGIDDKTKSNSATVTYEIRDSASDKLLLETHQASADLSAHSDQLTMEQSVALAGLQPGSYKMTIRINDAISKQEVAKTASFVVE, from the coding sequence ATGAAGCAGAAGGTAGTTCGCTTGTCACAGAAGTCGTCGGTTTTGGCACTTGGAATCGGCATTTTCATGCTTGTGCCCGGTAGTGGGCTCAATGGGGCAACCGCATGGGGGTTCCCGGTTATTGGTGCAGTTGCACCTGGAGCAGCCGCCGTACTGACAATGGCCATGCAGGAACCGGCAGCGCCGCAAGACGCGCCACAGACGACAGCCCCGGCCGCGGGCAGTGACAAGGACCGCAAAAAGCTGGATAAGCCGGAGGATGTCGATCCGCTGAACCGGCCGCTTTCGGATAAACAGAAGATCAAGCGTCAGCGCGAGATGAAGCAGGAAATCTCTGGCGCCTACAAGACCTGGCTCAACCAGGATGTTGCCTGGATCATTACGGATCAGGAATCCAAGGCTTTCAAGAGTCTGAGCAACGATGAAGAGCGCGATGCCTTCATTGAGCAATTCTGGCTGCGCCGCAATCCGAATCCGGATTCGCCGGACAACGAATTCCGCGAAGAGCATTATCGCCGTATCGCCTACGCCAACGAGCATTACGCGGCGGGCAAACCGGGCTGGAAGACGGATCGCGGCCACATCTATATTTCGTTTGGTAAGCCGGACTCGATCGATTCGCATCCCTCGGGCGGCAGCTACGAGCGGCCAATGGATGAGGGCGGCGGCGAAACCTCCACCTTCCCATTCGAAACATGGCATTACCGCTATCTCGAAGGCATAGGCGACAATATCGATCTGGAGTTTGTCGATACCTGCCAGTGCGGCGACTATCACTTCACTATTGATCGCTCGGAAAAAGATGCGCTGCTGCATGTTCCAGGCGGCGGCGAAACCATGTACGAGCAGATGGGGCAGGCGAAGAAAGCCGACCGTTTCAAGGGCGGACTCGAAAGCCTGGGAACTGGGCCAATGTCCACTGGCCAGCAATCGAAGCAGTTTGACCGCATCGAGCTGGCGGCGAAGATTTTTGCTCCTCCGCCGATCAAGTTCAAGGATCTGGATAACTTCATCTCTGAGCACACCCTGTTGAGCGGACCAGTGTTCCCGTTTGAAGTGCGCACGGACTATGCAAAGGTGACGGAAGATACAGTGCTGGTGCCAGTCACGCTTCAGATCAAGAACCGGGACGTAACCTTTATTACCAAGGACGGCGTCTCCAAGGGCGTAGTCAATATTCTGGGCAAGGTCTCGACGATTACACATAAGACCGTTCAGACATTTGAAGATACGGTGGAGATCACCCAGCCAGAGGAACTGCTGCAGAAGACATTGGACAAGCAGTCGGTCTACTGGAAGGCGTTGCCGTTGCGTCCCGGCGCATATCGTATGGATATTGCGATCAAGGATGTAAACAACAAGGATCACATCGGAATCTATGCGCAGAGTCTCAACGTTCCCAAGTATGACGATGAGAAGCTGGCGACCTCTTCCCTGATCCTTGCGGATCGTATGGAGAAGGTTCCCAATCAGACGATTGGCACGGGTAACTTCATCCTCGGCAATACTTACATTCGCCCCCGCGTGAGTGCGAATGTCGCGACGCCGGTGAAGTTTACGCGCGATCAGCATTTGAACTGCTGGATGCAGGTGTACAACCTGGGCATCGACGACAAGACGAAGAGTAATTCGGCGACGGTGACCTACGAGATACGGGATTCTGCTTCGGACAAGTTGTTGCTCGAAACGCATCAGGCGTCTGCGGACCTGAGCGCGCACAGCGACCAGTTGACGATGGAGCAGAGCGTTGCGCTGGCAGGTTTGCAGCCGGGCTCCTACAAGATGACGATTCGGATCAATGACGCAATTTCGAAACAAGAGGTTGCCAAAACTGCGTCTTTTGTCGTCGAATAG
- a CDS encoding carboxypeptidase-like regulatory domain-containing protein, producing the protein MKRTIQQFVSTQFFIACFALAALGSLPSPTVASAAVPIGGRGSVAGVVSDSTGAPQIGVAVELLRADSSLVARVFTDSKGHYSIATVRPGQYALKALSASFIPSIKQNLRIRTNTVVNLTLNSLYDLMQWAPQPQRPRPQGEDDWAWTLRSAQGRPLLRWLDDGSPIMVWDGSNETAETQPGSQSKRKLRVQATAGQHQFGASPEQVSVAMQEDTSERHRVAMSTEVSPEVAGLMEAMLGFRQELTNTGLGSSSMQTLAAVLVDPEAGAGSQQGLQTAAFRTWESLQMLNTLEAEAGSDQVLARVGGGSTVVAALPFASLTMHRGASALQYRVATSRAMNAMNQDASEVSPRTWLPVLSERNGSLVLEHGLHQELGWSTTAGPASMQFVIYGDSIENPMLQGSGHLTSGDNAGQWVLVDGASNMLRTAGPNYSTKGLMASVESRLPGHNKVRLSYASGDALVMHANLNPEDLGTIVQSAHSHRAQMYSISLSGTVQETKTHWRASYRRQPESTVTAVAPFAVDASEPYLNVYVRQPVWTNRQGPGGFDFVLDLENLLAEGYQPFLTSDGSQIYFAQAPRCVRGGLAFTF; encoded by the coding sequence GTGAAGCGAACGATTCAACAATTCGTAAGTACGCAATTCTTCATTGCGTGTTTCGCGCTAGCCGCCCTGGGAAGTCTCCCCTCTCCCACAGTTGCCTCCGCCGCAGTCCCAATCGGGGGCCGTGGATCTGTTGCGGGTGTGGTCTCCGATTCTACGGGTGCTCCGCAGATCGGGGTTGCTGTAGAGCTGCTTCGCGCCGATTCATCGCTGGTGGCGCGTGTCTTTACCGACAGCAAGGGCCACTACAGCATCGCGACGGTGAGGCCGGGGCAATACGCGCTCAAGGCGCTCAGCGCAAGTTTTATTCCCTCTATCAAGCAAAACCTGCGTATTCGCACCAATACCGTCGTCAATCTCACGCTCAATAGTTTGTATGACCTGATGCAATGGGCTCCGCAGCCGCAGCGTCCGCGTCCCCAGGGCGAAGATGACTGGGCATGGACGCTGCGCTCGGCACAGGGCCGTCCTCTGCTGCGCTGGCTGGACGATGGCTCGCCAATCATGGTCTGGGATGGAAGCAATGAGACTGCGGAGACCCAGCCAGGTTCGCAGAGCAAGCGCAAATTACGGGTACAGGCTACGGCGGGTCAGCATCAATTCGGGGCAAGCCCGGAGCAGGTTTCGGTGGCCATGCAGGAGGATACCTCTGAGCGTCACCGGGTTGCGATGAGTACAGAGGTTTCTCCCGAAGTGGCAGGCCTCATGGAAGCGATGCTCGGCTTCCGGCAGGAGTTGACGAATACCGGCCTTGGATCGAGCTCCATGCAGACCCTGGCAGCCGTACTTGTGGACCCGGAGGCAGGCGCAGGCAGCCAGCAGGGATTGCAGACAGCGGCTTTCCGCACATGGGAATCCTTGCAAATGCTGAACACGCTGGAGGCCGAGGCTGGTTCCGATCAGGTTTTGGCGAGGGTCGGCGGTGGTTCGACGGTGGTGGCGGCATTGCCGTTCGCCAGCCTGACGATGCATCGAGGAGCAAGCGCCTTGCAGTACCGCGTGGCAACCTCGCGAGCGATGAATGCAATGAATCAGGATGCCAGCGAGGTATCGCCGAGAACCTGGCTGCCGGTTCTGAGCGAACGGAATGGTTCGCTGGTGCTGGAGCATGGATTGCACCAGGAATTAGGCTGGTCCACGACTGCTGGCCCGGCATCCATGCAGTTTGTGATCTACGGGGATTCGATTGAAAATCCCATGCTGCAGGGATCGGGTCATTTGACCAGCGGAGACAACGCCGGGCAATGGGTGCTGGTGGATGGCGCCAGCAATATGCTGCGCACGGCGGGCCCAAATTATTCGACCAAGGGCTTGATGGCATCGGTGGAGAGCCGTTTGCCGGGGCACAATAAAGTCAGGTTGAGTTACGCCAGCGGAGACGCCCTGGTGATGCATGCCAACCTCAATCCGGAAGATCTCGGCACTATCGTCCAGAGTGCGCACTCGCACCGCGCGCAGATGTATTCGATTTCGCTCTCCGGCACGGTGCAGGAGACTAAGACGCACTGGCGGGCCAGCTATCGCAGGCAACCGGAGTCGACGGTAACTGCGGTCGCTCCATTCGCCGTCGACGCCAGCGAGCCGTATCTGAATGTCTATGTGCGCCAGCCGGTCTGGACCAATCGGCAGGGGCCGGGCGGCTTCGATTTCGTACTCGATCTGGAGAATTTGCTGGCCGAGGGATATCAGCCGTTCCTTACCAGCGATGGTTCGCAGATTTATTTTGCGCAGGCTCCCCGTTGCGTTCGCGGTGGTCTGGCGTTTACCTTTTAA
- a CDS encoding sigma 54-interacting transcriptional regulator, with product MPMLNDSLKNSLNDSLRNSNHNSSNNSLNDSNNHAPSMPHQHANDSSAPRASDLAEFICVSAALRRLLLQADVTGNRMHIASIEGEAGTGKHLFAQTIHRRSEHATLPFRRRDAREWLATDTDPGELTGTLYLDRIDMLAPAGQSLLLNLVRTLPDKTNPAPPPAFQPSGLSRQPGLAHLSRFLLLVSSHAPLRHLAAQGKLLPDLAFRLSAVRFSLPPLREHREDIAPIAQALVDRICRRYQQPTAVLAQGTLPRLLQHTWPGNVRELAAALESAILESETGTIRPSDLALALELPEQHAAHEFEPRTFKPNQESPIASLNLTLDLAIQRHIQTVLKLNRGNKLRTARQLGISRSTLYRLLVGESGLAS from the coding sequence ATGCCCATGCTCAATGACTCTCTCAAGAACTCGCTCAACGACTCCCTCAGAAATTCGAACCATAACTCGTCCAATAATTCGCTAAACGACTCGAACAACCACGCTCCCTCGATGCCCCACCAGCATGCGAACGATTCGAGTGCGCCCAGGGCATCGGATCTTGCCGAGTTTATCTGTGTAAGCGCCGCTCTTCGCCGCCTGCTGCTCCAGGCCGATGTAACCGGAAACCGCATGCACATCGCAAGCATCGAAGGCGAAGCCGGCACCGGCAAGCATCTTTTCGCGCAGACAATCCACCGCCGCTCCGAGCACGCAACCCTGCCTTTTCGACGGCGGGACGCCCGCGAATGGCTGGCTACCGACACAGACCCCGGCGAGTTGACCGGAACCCTCTACCTCGACCGCATTGACATGCTGGCGCCCGCTGGTCAAAGCCTGCTGCTCAATCTGGTCCGGACGCTCCCCGACAAGACAAACCCAGCCCCGCCCCCTGCATTCCAGCCCTCCGGATTATCGCGACAACCCGGACTCGCTCACCTCTCTCGATTTCTCCTGCTCGTCTCCAGCCATGCTCCGCTGCGGCATCTCGCCGCACAGGGAAAACTTCTTCCCGATCTCGCGTTCCGCCTCTCTGCTGTTCGATTTTCTCTGCCACCGCTGCGAGAGCATCGCGAAGACATCGCCCCCATCGCACAAGCACTGGTCGACCGCATCTGCCGCCGCTACCAGCAACCTACAGCGGTTCTGGCTCAGGGCACGCTTCCAAGGCTGCTGCAACATACATGGCCCGGCAATGTTCGTGAACTGGCCGCCGCGCTTGAATCCGCAATCCTGGAATCGGAAACCGGAACCATACGGCCTTCCGACCTCGCACTCGCTCTCGAACTTCCAGAACAACATGCCGCGCATGAATTCGAGCCGCGAACATTCAAGCCGAATCAGGAATCGCCAATTGCTTCCCTCAATCTCACCCTGGATCTGGCCATTCAACGACATATCCAGACAGTGCTGAAGCTGAATCGGGGCAATAAGCTCCGCACAGCTCGCCAACTCGGTATTAGCCGCTCCACCCTCTATCGGCTCCTCGTCGGTGAATCCGGCTTGGCGAGCTAA
- a CDS encoding ABC transporter ATP-binding protein — protein sequence MSTNSITTAETAQGSQTKRDMIVVENLWKTYDMGSEQQVSALRGISLNIKDNEYVAIMGPSGSGKSTFMNLIGCLDTPSKGNYWLNSQLVSALDDDELARIRNKEIGFVFQTFNLLARASALHNVELPLIYNGTPAAERLERAKEALRNVNLETRMNHKPNELSGGQRQRVAIARALVNRPSIILADEPTGNLDSKTGVEIMALFDELQSKGNTIVLVTHEPDIAEYAHRVVHIRDGEIASDEPSKRVR from the coding sequence ATGTCGACCAACAGCATCACGACAGCGGAAACAGCGCAAGGCTCCCAGACAAAACGCGACATGATCGTCGTCGAAAATCTCTGGAAGACCTACGACATGGGCTCGGAGCAGCAGGTCAGCGCCCTGCGAGGCATCTCGCTGAATATCAAAGACAATGAATATGTCGCGATCATGGGTCCGTCAGGCTCGGGCAAATCCACGTTCATGAACCTGATCGGCTGCCTCGATACTCCGTCCAAGGGCAATTACTGGCTCAACAGCCAGTTGGTCAGCGCGCTGGACGACGATGAACTGGCCCGCATTCGCAACAAGGAAATCGGATTCGTCTTCCAGACATTTAACCTGCTGGCCCGCGCCTCCGCGCTGCACAATGTCGAGCTGCCGCTTATCTATAACGGCACCCCCGCAGCCGAACGCCTGGAGCGCGCCAAAGAGGCCCTGCGTAACGTCAATCTCGAAACCCGCATGAATCACAAGCCCAACGAGCTCTCCGGTGGACAACGCCAGCGTGTGGCCATCGCCCGTGCCCTGGTCAATCGGCCCTCCATCATCCTGGCCGATGAACCGACCGGCAACCTGGACTCCAAAACCGGCGTTGAAATTATGGCTCTCTTTGACGAACTGCAATCCAAGGGCAACACCATTGTTCTCGTCACCCACGAGCCGGATATCGCAGAGTACGCTCACCGTGTGGTTCACATCCGCGACGGCGAAATCGCCTCCGACGAGCCCTCGAAGCGCGTGCGCTAA
- the rplS gene encoding 50S ribosomal protein L19 produces MSIHPVMQRLADKLKRTDLPVFKAGDQIRVQVKIKEGDKERLQAFEGLVIAIKHGPEGTFTVRKISFGQGVERIFPFNSKVVDRVEKIRSYRVRRAKLFYIRELRGKAARMKEVARDRA; encoded by the coding sequence ATGTCTATTCATCCAGTAATGCAGCGCTTGGCGGATAAGCTGAAGCGTACCGATTTGCCGGTGTTCAAGGCCGGTGACCAGATTCGCGTACAGGTCAAGATCAAAGAAGGCGACAAAGAACGTCTTCAGGCTTTTGAAGGCCTCGTGATCGCCATCAAGCATGGCCCTGAGGGTACCTTTACCGTGCGCAAGATTAGCTTTGGCCAGGGCGTTGAGCGTATCTTCCCCTTCAACTCCAAAGTTGTGGACCGGGTCGAGAAGATTCGCAGCTACCGCGTTCGCCGCGCCAAGCTGTTTTATATTCGCGAACTGCGTGGTAAGGCAGCCCGTATGAAGGAAGTTGCCCGCGACCGCGCGTAA
- a CDS encoding ribonuclease HII, giving the protein MKSKTKEPVGKARKTNARRPTEAARLDLAGAEPVDRWICNWEFEIAARAEGSRLIAGVDEVGRGPLFGPVVAAAVILPEGAELEGLNDSKKLSEEEREHFNERVRSIAVACAVAEVDVSTIDRINILQASRLAMKIAVESLCRQGLDPDHLLIDGNQKIDAVCRQTTVVKGDARSLSIAAASVIAKVHRDRLLCELDTQFPGYGLARNKGYGTPEHKAALLRLGITEMHRRSFAPVAELFMGGVEGIDILDAIELEFDLIEE; this is encoded by the coding sequence GTGAAATCCAAAACTAAAGAGCCGGTCGGCAAAGCCCGCAAGACGAATGCGCGGCGGCCTACCGAGGCGGCGCGGCTGGATTTAGCTGGAGCTGAGCCTGTCGACAGATGGATTTGCAATTGGGAGTTTGAAATCGCTGCGCGGGCTGAGGGTTCGCGGCTCATTGCGGGAGTTGATGAGGTTGGGCGGGGTCCGTTATTTGGGCCGGTGGTGGCTGCGGCGGTCATCCTGCCGGAGGGCGCAGAGCTTGAAGGGCTGAACGACTCCAAAAAGCTGAGCGAAGAAGAGCGCGAACATTTCAATGAGCGAGTGCGTTCGATAGCCGTTGCCTGCGCGGTTGCGGAGGTCGATGTGAGCACCATCGACAGGATTAACATTCTGCAGGCTTCGCGGCTGGCGATGAAGATTGCTGTGGAGAGCCTGTGCCGCCAGGGGCTCGATCCGGATCACCTGCTGATTGACGGCAACCAGAAAATCGATGCGGTGTGTCGCCAGACGACGGTGGTGAAGGGCGATGCTCGCAGCCTCTCGATTGCCGCTGCCAGTGTGATCGCCAAGGTGCATCGCGACCGGTTGCTGTGCGAACTGGATACGCAGTTTCCCGGCTACGGACTGGCTCGGAACAAGGGTTATGGAACACCGGAACACAAAGCTGCTCTGCTTCGATTGGGGATTACGGAGATGCATCGACGAAGCTTTGCGCCGGTCGCCGAACTGTTTATGGGCGGGGTTGAGGGAATCGACATTCTCGATGCGATTGAGTTGGAGTTCGATTTGATCGAGGAGTAG
- a CDS encoding VOC family protein, protein MTIKAKYATPMRQVMDVERSIVFYELLGFELIDKVGNTRASWARLHCEGGSLMLLVVQGQLYPKVQTSSLVMYTADLIGFREQLRSAGLEVPEIVSPDWMRSGEIRMFDPDGYSVTICHWGHAEQEAWEKRIGADQK, encoded by the coding sequence ATGACGATTAAGGCCAAGTATGCGACGCCGATGCGGCAGGTGATGGATGTAGAGCGATCGATCGTGTTCTATGAGCTGCTGGGATTTGAGTTGATAGACAAAGTGGGTAACACGCGGGCAAGTTGGGCGCGACTGCATTGCGAGGGTGGTTCGCTAATGTTGTTAGTAGTGCAAGGGCAGCTTTACCCGAAGGTCCAGACTTCTTCGCTTGTAATGTATACGGCGGATCTAATTGGTTTTCGAGAGCAACTGCGGAGCGCTGGCCTTGAGGTCCCCGAGATTGTTTCCCCGGACTGGATGCGGAGCGGCGAGATTCGCATGTTTGATCCCGATGGATACAGCGTGACGATCTGTCATTGGGGCCATGCGGAGCAGGAAGCATGGGAAAAGCGTATAGGCGCCGATCAGAAGTAA
- a CDS encoding HlyD family secretion protein, with translation MKKVIVIILIVLALAGLVSFMVWKAQSGYTSVLTGKVVRQDLTTIVSGTGQIKPKTYVNVGATSFGRITHLDVKEGDHVSKGQVLARVENVQPEANVDAQQALIASSKTDVASFVAAEATAKANVEHSKADLEQKRLDWERAQGLYKEGIMAKQDFDAKKAAYDLAVATLAQSDAAALQSRAQTESARAKVTNNQATLRSNVDALDKTVSTAPFNGIVTNLPVREGETVVVGIQNAEGSTLMTLADMSVITAEVKVDETDIVNIQMGQSAEVTVDALPGRVYKGHVTLVGDQAILRSTGIATSQSTTGTEEAKDFKVVITLDTTGDAAKELRPGLSTTAKITTAHKASVLTIPIQALTLHIPETLDATGKPVPPPTPAPGAKPVVPIQGVFTVKDQKGKPHAIFVPVTTGITGATDIEVLSGLVEGQEIITGPFKTMRALKGGALLKRDDTKPSAATPAN, from the coding sequence ATGAAAAAAGTCATTGTCATCATTTTGATCGTCTTGGCACTTGCCGGTCTGGTTTCCTTCATGGTGTGGAAGGCTCAGTCCGGATACACCAGCGTACTCACCGGCAAGGTGGTTCGGCAGGATCTGACGACGATTGTCAGCGGCACTGGTCAAATTAAGCCAAAAACCTATGTCAACGTCGGCGCAACCTCCTTCGGGCGCATCACTCACCTGGATGTGAAGGAAGGCGACCACGTCAGCAAAGGACAAGTGCTCGCCCGGGTCGAAAACGTTCAACCCGAGGCCAATGTCGATGCCCAGCAGGCCCTGATTGCCTCGTCCAAGACGGATGTAGCCTCTTTCGTCGCGGCTGAAGCAACAGCCAAGGCCAACGTGGAGCACTCCAAGGCGGATCTGGAGCAGAAACGCCTGGATTGGGAGCGAGCGCAGGGCCTCTATAAGGAAGGCATCATGGCCAAACAGGACTTTGACGCCAAGAAAGCCGCCTATGATCTCGCCGTAGCCACCCTTGCCCAGTCGGACGCAGCTGCCCTTCAGTCCCGCGCGCAAACGGAATCCGCCCGCGCCAAGGTCACGAACAACCAGGCCACGCTTCGTTCCAACGTTGACGCGCTGGATAAAACCGTCTCCACCGCGCCCTTCAACGGCATCGTGACCAACTTGCCGGTTCGCGAGGGTGAAACAGTCGTCGTCGGCATTCAGAACGCCGAGGGCTCGACTTTGATGACCCTGGCGGATATGAGCGTCATTACCGCCGAAGTCAAAGTCGACGAAACAGACATCGTCAATATACAGATGGGGCAATCCGCCGAGGTTACGGTGGACGCACTCCCTGGCCGCGTCTATAAGGGTCACGTCACCCTGGTCGGCGATCAGGCCATCCTGCGCTCCACCGGTATAGCCACCTCGCAGAGCACCACCGGAACCGAAGAGGCCAAGGACTTCAAGGTCGTCATCACCTTGGATACGACAGGCGATGCAGCGAAGGAGCTTCGTCCCGGCCTTTCGACCACGGCCAAGATCACGACTGCCCACAAGGCAAGTGTGCTCACCATCCCGATCCAGGCGCTCACCCTGCATATTCCTGAGACACTGGATGCTACCGGCAAACCAGTACCTCCGCCGACACCCGCGCCAGGAGCCAAGCCAGTCGTTCCGATTCAAGGCGTCTTCACCGTCAAGGACCAGAAAGGCAAGCCTCACGCCATTTTTGTTCCAGTAACGACCGGCATCACCGGCGCTACGGATATCGAGGTACTTTCCGGCCTTGTCGAAGGACAGGAGATCATTACCGGGCCGTTCAAAACCATGCGTGCGCTCAAAGGCGGCGCGTTGCTCAAGCGAGACGATACCAAGCCGTCCGCGGCAACACCGGCGAATTAA
- a CDS encoding CRTAC1 family protein: MQLRKGSSSVKRRTFLQSLSRTALVLPFADILALASPAQQAQPGLPKIGAQERSYEAKPAPPPPGPKSPIEGTPLGISFVDVATQAGLNTKTIYGGEFTNKYLLETTGCGLAFYDYDDDGWVDLFLVNGWRLEGFPAGQEPRCHLFKNNRDGTFTDVTIGSGLEHKTGWGQACCVGDYNNDGHEDLFVTYYGQNVLYRNNGNGTFTDVTQQAGLIQPGPKIRWNTGCTFVDYDRDGHLDIFVANYVDFDLKTAPKPEDGPCTYKGILVACGPPGLPGGVNILYHNNGDGTFSDVSEKSGMLTSVGTYGLSVAASDLDNDGWPDIYVANDSAPATLYLNQKDGTFRDIAIEAGAALSAEAKPQAGMGVSIGDYNRDGNLDVVKTNFAGDTDSLYTNLGDATFEDRTYPGGLGVNTRLLGWGVGFFDMDNDGWLDLVMSNGHVYPEVDKSRTDLKYAEHKYLYRNLRNGRFEEVTNQGGPGVLENAPARGCAFGDFNNDGCIDIAVNCMNTVPQLLRCDSTLNRNWIKIKLVGVKSNRSGIGSRVSVTAMTSPDSTKPLIQMEELRSGGSYFSQNDLRMHFGLDQAKKADMVEIRWLSGQVDQIKDLAANQLHVIQEGGKVLKSAPLQQAKLAAKPH, translated from the coding sequence ATGCAGCTCAGGAAAGGATCGAGTTCGGTGAAACGTCGCACGTTCCTCCAATCCCTCAGCCGCACAGCGTTGGTACTTCCCTTCGCAGATATTCTTGCTCTGGCATCTCCTGCGCAACAGGCACAGCCCGGCCTACCTAAAATTGGCGCCCAGGAGCGAAGCTATGAAGCCAAGCCTGCGCCGCCGCCTCCGGGCCCTAAGTCTCCGATAGAAGGAACGCCTCTCGGTATCAGTTTTGTCGATGTAGCAACTCAGGCTGGCTTGAACACCAAGACAATCTACGGCGGAGAATTCACGAATAAATACCTGCTCGAAACAACAGGATGCGGCCTCGCTTTCTATGACTACGACGATGATGGTTGGGTTGACCTGTTTCTAGTAAACGGCTGGAGATTAGAAGGTTTTCCCGCTGGCCAGGAACCACGCTGCCATCTCTTCAAAAACAATCGCGATGGAACATTCACTGACGTGACCATCGGCTCTGGACTTGAGCACAAGACCGGTTGGGGTCAGGCCTGCTGCGTGGGTGACTACAACAACGATGGTCATGAGGATCTGTTCGTGACCTACTACGGTCAAAACGTACTCTATCGCAACAATGGAAATGGAACGTTCACCGACGTGACACAACAGGCTGGCCTCATTCAACCCGGCCCTAAGATTCGCTGGAATACCGGATGCACTTTTGTCGACTATGACCGCGATGGACATCTCGATATCTTTGTTGCCAATTACGTCGACTTTGATCTCAAGACTGCGCCCAAACCTGAAGATGGCCCATGTACTTACAAGGGAATTCTTGTAGCGTGCGGTCCGCCTGGTCTGCCCGGCGGTGTGAACATTCTGTATCACAACAACGGTGACGGAACATTCAGCGACGTAAGTGAGAAGTCAGGTATGTTGACGTCGGTCGGGACGTACGGGCTGAGCGTCGCCGCCTCTGATCTTGATAATGACGGCTGGCCCGATATCTATGTGGCCAATGACTCCGCGCCTGCCACGCTCTATCTCAATCAAAAAGACGGAACGTTTCGAGACATCGCGATCGAAGCCGGGGCAGCACTTTCCGCAGAGGCAAAGCCGCAAGCCGGCATGGGCGTATCGATTGGGGATTACAACCGTGATGGCAACCTGGATGTAGTCAAGACAAACTTCGCAGGCGACACGGATTCACTCTATACCAACCTCGGCGATGCCACGTTCGAAGATCGAACCTATCCCGGAGGCCTCGGTGTTAATACGCGGCTTCTCGGCTGGGGTGTCGGTTTTTTTGATATGGACAATGACGGTTGGCTCGACCTGGTTATGTCGAACGGCCACGTGTATCCGGAGGTAGATAAGTCACGAACCGACCTGAAGTATGCCGAGCACAAGTATCTTTACCGCAATCTCCGAAACGGAAGATTCGAAGAAGTTACCAATCAGGGCGGTCCCGGAGTTTTAGAAAATGCCCCTGCACGCGGATGCGCATTCGGGGATTTCAACAATGATGGCTGCATCGACATCGCGGTGAATTGCATGAACACCGTGCCTCAACTGCTTCGCTGCGACTCCACTCTGAATCGTAACTGGATCAAGATCAAGTTGGTCGGAGTTAAATCCAATCGTTCGGGCATCGGTAGCCGCGTATCGGTGACAGCCATGACCTCGCCGGACTCGACCAAACCACTCATCCAGATGGAAGAGCTGCGCAGTGGCGGCAGCTACTTTTCCCAAAACGATTTGCGTATGCATTTCGGTCTGGATCAGGCGAAGAAGGCCGACATGGTCGAGATTCGATGGCTCAGCGGACAAGTCGATCAGATCAAAGACCTGGCAGCGAATCAACTGCATGTCATCCAGGAAGGTGGCAAAGTCCTCAAATCCGCACCCCTGCAGCAAGCCAAACTAGCTGCCAAACCGCACTAG